The Chloroflexota bacterium genome includes a region encoding these proteins:
- a CDS encoding peptide ABC transporter substrate-binding protein, with protein MMTKRTWTMLIGMMVAFGLLVTACAPQAAPAPPAEQPAPEEKAPAEEPAAAPEAAEEDAYMTIYGERLPEDAATYDMQIYKVPCDIKGNHITFDFQVAVYQRFCLSDLFQDQLVNLDKDFNVIPASAESWEVSEDGLTWTFHIKPGLQWSDGTPLTAYDWEATYQMIANPEHAWDFAWFYSGVLKNWDEIIAGELPPSELGVKAVDDLTLQITTETPWPPLPAMMQFSFVMQKKALEEHGPLYNSNVETSVSAGPFILDVLEPGKRIELVANPMYKGYRQPRLQRLIAEYRDMSTAFVAFQNYEIDQVGYEWLSPADFEIILSDPVLKENYLRHYGDFRTDYLLFDTYNPPFNDINVRKAFAHAVDREAIVKNVYGEIKAMPAYSMLMPGYPASDTEGKLKEYQKYDCDLAKEYLAKAGYPNGEGFPKLEMWLRNEGPAMQAVFQAVAASISECLNIQIEVSNKDFKVYMDALNAKPTQLQFGAVSYGMDFLDPANLLGIWLSTGRHSWKNDEFDRIVREASSLVGDPEKRKAMFQEAERILVDDVGGVFIAHRWQGDLFQPFIQGDCIREPDSQGIAAWHWGNDWCWGNIYISKDVYNYDTYRGK; from the coding sequence AAGCACCCGCGGAGGAACCCGCAGCAGCCCCGGAAGCGGCGGAAGAAGATGCCTACATGACGATCTACGGTGAGCGGCTTCCCGAGGATGCTGCGACGTACGATATGCAGATCTACAAGGTGCCCTGCGATATCAAGGGCAACCACATCACCTTCGACTTTCAGGTGGCCGTCTACCAGCGGTTCTGCCTGAGCGACCTGTTCCAGGATCAGCTGGTGAACCTGGACAAGGACTTCAACGTGATCCCCGCGTCGGCTGAGAGCTGGGAGGTCTCCGAGGATGGCTTGACCTGGACCTTCCACATCAAGCCGGGGCTGCAGTGGTCGGATGGTACCCCGCTGACCGCCTATGACTGGGAAGCCACCTACCAGATGATCGCCAACCCCGAGCATGCCTGGGACTTCGCCTGGTTCTACTCCGGCGTGCTCAAGAACTGGGACGAGATCATTGCGGGTGAGCTCCCCCCCAGCGAGCTGGGCGTGAAGGCCGTGGACGATCTGACGCTGCAGATCACCACCGAGACCCCGTGGCCTCCTCTGCCGGCGATGATGCAGTTCTCCTTCGTCATGCAGAAGAAGGCGTTGGAGGAGCATGGCCCGCTGTACAACAGCAACGTGGAGACCTCCGTCTCCGCTGGCCCCTTCATCCTGGACGTGCTGGAGCCGGGCAAGCGGATCGAGCTGGTGGCCAATCCCATGTACAAGGGATATCGCCAGCCTCGCCTCCAGCGGCTGATCGCCGAATACCGGGATATGAGCACCGCCTTCGTGGCCTTCCAGAACTATGAGATCGATCAGGTGGGCTACGAGTGGCTCTCCCCGGCCGACTTCGAGATCATCCTCTCGGATCCGGTGCTGAAGGAGAACTACCTGCGTCACTACGGCGACTTCCGCACGGACTATCTCCTCTTCGACACCTACAACCCGCCCTTCAACGACATCAACGTGCGTAAGGCCTTCGCCCATGCCGTGGACCGGGAGGCCATCGTCAAGAACGTCTACGGCGAGATCAAGGCCATGCCTGCCTACTCCATGCTGATGCCGGGATACCCCGCGTCGGACACGGAGGGCAAGCTGAAGGAGTACCAGAAGTACGACTGTGACCTGGCCAAGGAGTACCTGGCCAAGGCCGGTTATCCCAATGGCGAGGGGTTCCCCAAGCTGGAGATGTGGCTGCGCAATGAGGGCCCGGCCATGCAGGCCGTGTTCCAGGCGGTGGCCGCCTCGATCTCCGAATGTCTGAACATCCAGATCGAGGTGTCCAACAAGGACTTCAAGGTCTACATGGATGCGCTCAACGCGAAGCCGACTCAGCTCCAGTTCGGCGCCGTGTCCTACGGCATGGACTTCCTGGATCCCGCCAATCTGCTGGGTATCTGGCTCTCCACCGGGCGCCACTCCTGGAAGAACGACGAGTTCGACCGGATAGTGCGCGAGGCCAGCAGCCTGGTCGGCGATCCGGAGAAGCGCAAGGCGATGTTCCAGGAGGCGGAGCGGATCCTGGTGGACGACGTGGGTGGCGTCTTCATCGCTCACCGCTGGCAGGGCGACCTGTTCCAGCCGTTCATCCAGGGCGATTGTATCCGCGAGCCGGACTCCCAGGGAATCGCCGCCTGGCACTGGGGGAACGACTGGTGCTGGGGCAATATCTACATCTCCAAGGACGTCTACAACTACGACACGTATCGGGGGAAGTAG
- a CDS encoding ABC transporter permease, translating into MTRYILGRLISLIFVLWVVSIITFTLMHSVPGGPFDEGKQRLPPAAKENLLRKYGLDQPIWKQYLKYMWNALHFDFGVPYQVPTTTVTALIAKTWIITAQVGAMTIALAYGFGLLAGLLAAYYQNSWIDNVVTFTAMLGITVPNFVVALWLILIFSVRLKVLPSGGWSEPDHWLIPGVFSKDWIMPVVAYALAPFSLVARYTRSSVVDTIRSDYVRTARAKGLKERTILIRHVLKNALIPMVTALGPEIPNLLTGSIFIEATFRIPGLGKYFVTSTFNRDYPMIMALVLLIATLWGITYLLTDIVYTWIDPRVRLGGSEGSV; encoded by the coding sequence ATGACTCGCTATATTCTCGGCCGGCTGATATCCTTGATCTTCGTCCTCTGGGTCGTTTCTATCATCACCTTCACGCTCATGCATTCGGTGCCGGGAGGGCCGTTCGATGAGGGGAAGCAGCGGCTCCCTCCGGCGGCGAAGGAGAACCTCCTTCGCAAATACGGGCTGGATCAACCGATCTGGAAGCAGTACCTGAAGTACATGTGGAATGCCCTTCATTTCGACTTCGGTGTCCCCTATCAGGTTCCCACTACCACCGTAACCGCCTTGATCGCCAAAACCTGGATCATCACGGCCCAGGTGGGGGCGATGACCATCGCGCTGGCGTACGGATTCGGCTTGCTGGCGGGCTTGCTGGCGGCTTACTATCAGAATTCCTGGATCGACAACGTCGTCACGTTCACGGCCATGTTGGGGATCACGGTGCCCAACTTCGTCGTCGCTCTGTGGCTCATCCTGATCTTCTCCGTGCGGCTCAAGGTGCTGCCATCCGGCGGATGGAGCGAGCCGGATCACTGGCTGATCCCGGGGGTGTTTTCGAAGGACTGGATCATGCCCGTCGTGGCCTATGCGCTGGCTCCATTCTCTTTGGTGGCCCGGTACACGCGCTCCAGCGTGGTCGATACCATCCGGTCCGACTACGTGCGCACAGCCCGGGCGAAAGGATTGAAGGAGCGCACCATCCTGATCCGCCACGTCCTCAAGAACGCCCTGATCCCCATGGTGACGGCGTTGGGGCCGGAGATTCCCAACCTGTTGACCGGCTCGATCTTCATCGAGGCCACCTTCCGGATTCCCGGGCTGGGTAAGTACTTTGTAACCAGCACTTTTAATCGTGATTATCCGATGATCATGGCGTTGGTCTTGCTCATCGCGACGTTGTGGGGGATCACGTATTTGCTGACGGACATCGTCTATACGTGGATCGATCCACGGGTACGGCTGGGCGGAAGCGAGGGGAGTGTATGA
- a CDS encoding ABC transporter permease translates to MAHSTTQPVEISLSLQEAALQHRSLWRDAVRRFFRNRLAVLGLVIVLFFLFLAIFADLLAPHPYDKVYFDKVLLFPFVDPAFPLGTDDVGRDYLSRLIYGARTSMTVGLTVQLIALSIGVPLGALAGFRGGKTDFLISRLIDVMTAFPGLLFAIFLITVFGGGLSKVILVLGFTSWVGIARLVRGQLLSLREKEYVEAARCIGASEWHIIFRHLLPNSLTPLLVAVSFGIPAAIFGEAGLSFLGIGINDPLPSWGKMVGISSAYVRVYWHLALFPTLLIALTMLGFTFVGDGLRDALDPRLLE, encoded by the coding sequence ATGGCACATAGCACGACCCAACCCGTGGAGATCTCCCTGTCGCTGCAAGAGGCCGCTTTGCAGCATCGCAGCCTGTGGCGCGATGCGGTCCGGCGGTTTTTCAGAAATCGCCTGGCGGTTTTGGGCCTGGTGATCGTCCTGTTCTTCCTGTTCCTGGCGATTTTTGCGGACCTCCTGGCCCCTCATCCCTATGACAAAGTGTATTTCGACAAGGTGTTGCTGTTCCCCTTTGTGGACCCGGCCTTCCCCTTGGGCACCGATGATGTGGGGCGGGACTATCTGAGCCGGCTGATCTACGGAGCTCGGACCTCCATGACGGTGGGGTTGACCGTCCAGCTGATCGCCCTGAGCATTGGGGTGCCCTTGGGGGCCTTGGCCGGCTTCCGGGGCGGCAAGACGGACTTCCTGATCTCCCGTCTGATCGACGTGATGACCGCCTTCCCCGGCCTGCTCTTCGCTATCTTCCTGATCACCGTCTTCGGCGGGGGGCTGTCGAAGGTGATCCTGGTGCTGGGCTTTACGAGCTGGGTGGGGATCGCCCGCCTAGTCCGTGGTCAGCTGCTCTCCTTGCGGGAGAAGGAGTACGTGGAGGCGGCGCGTTGTATTGGCGCCTCGGAATGGCATATCATCTTTCGTCATTTGCTGCCCAACTCCCTGACGCCGTTGTTGGTCGCCGTTAGCTTCGGCATTCCGGCGGCTATCTTTGGCGAGGCGGGGTTGAGCTTCCTGGGGATCGGCATCAACGATCCTCTTCCCAGCTGGGGCAAGATGGTGGGGATTAGCAGCGCTTACGTGCGGGTGTACTGGCACCTCGCGCTCTTCCCCACGTTGCTGATCGCGCTCACCATGTTGGGGTTCACCTTCGTGGGCGATGGTCTGCGCGACGCGCTAGACCCCCGGCTGCTGGAGTAG
- a CDS encoding cytochrome c codes for MIAAGLVLLACGARERATEQAGEKAAQLAGVTPLPTHVFEQPTTIITVAATPTEEIDLERGKRLYENRGCADCHGAQGEGVEGKAKGLAGTQLTEEEFTDILRTGGDGELGNEHLYGLYGPQAISISGMKALYAYVKSFPTQ; via the coding sequence TTGATTGCTGCAGGCTTGGTCCTGCTGGCTTGTGGCGCGCGTGAGCGGGCGACCGAGCAAGCAGGGGAGAAGGCTGCCCAGCTGGCGGGCGTCACGCCGTTGCCGACCCATGTATTCGAGCAGCCTACGACGATCATCACGGTGGCTGCCACGCCTACCGAAGAGATAGACCTGGAGCGGGGCAAGCGGCTCTACGAGAATCGGGGCTGTGCGGATTGCCATGGCGCTCAGGGCGAGGGCGTGGAGGGCAAGGCGAAGGGCCTGGCCGGGACCCAGCTGACGGAGGAGGAGTTTACGGATATCCTCCGCACCGGTGGAGACGGTGAGCTCGGGAACGAGCATCTTTATGGCCTCTACGGTCCGCAGGCCATCAGCATTTCTGGGATGAAGGCGCTCTATGCCTACGTCAAGTCGTTCCCGACGCAATAA
- a CDS encoding response regulator transcription factor encodes MKPISVLIVDDHALFRQGLINLLAGFDEVRVVGEASSALEALVAVRRLHPDVILMDIRMPGASAFPVIRRIKQELPEVRVVILTMSEAAEDLFESIRAGAEGYILKDTRVEDLVRMLMGLFRGETPISGVMATKMLKKLACQAEREGRSSGSDELTEREREVLALVARGASNPEIACQLHISENTVKKHLRNILSKLHLRNRVEAAIYALREDLITGTHLE; translated from the coding sequence ATGAAACCGATCTCTGTCCTGATCGTGGACGATCACGCCCTCTTTCGTCAGGGATTGATCAACCTGCTGGCTGGATTCGATGAGGTTCGTGTGGTGGGCGAGGCGTCCTCGGCGTTAGAGGCGCTTGTTGCGGTTCGGCGGCTGCATCCCGACGTGATACTGATGGATATCCGTATGCCTGGGGCATCCGCTTTTCCGGTGATCCGGCGGATCAAGCAAGAACTGCCCGAGGTGCGGGTGGTCATCCTGACGATGTCAGAGGCCGCCGAGGACCTCTTCGAGTCGATCCGGGCCGGTGCCGAGGGGTACATCCTGAAGGACACTCGGGTGGAGGATCTCGTGCGCATGCTCATGGGACTCTTCCGGGGCGAGACTCCGATCTCGGGCGTCATGGCGACCAAGATGTTGAAAAAACTCGCCTGCCAGGCCGAGCGGGAGGGCCGATCTTCAGGCTCTGATGAGTTGACCGAGCGTGAGCGGGAGGTGCTGGCCCTGGTAGCGAGGGGGGCGTCGAACCCGGAGATCGCTTGTCAGTTGCATATCAGCGAGAACACCGTCAAGAAGCACTTGCGGAACATCCTGAGCAAGCTCCATCTCCGGAATCGGGTGGAGGCTGCGATCTACGCGTTGAGAGAGGATCTGATCACCGGGACGCATTTGGAGTGA
- a CDS encoding CBS domain-containing protein: MKLVRDILQTKGYDVWSVSPDAMVYEALQVMADKNIGAVLVLEDGEVVGIFSERDYARKVILEGRSSLNTPVREIMTSKVYYVHPGQSLEECMALMTEKHIRHLPVLENGRLIGIISIGDVVKAIISDQKVTIQQLENYILGRGYGQ; this comes from the coding sequence ATGAAATTGGTCCGGGATATCTTACAAACGAAGGGGTATGATGTCTGGTCTGTCTCGCCGGACGCCATGGTCTATGAAGCCCTTCAGGTGATGGCGGATAAGAATATCGGCGCCGTCCTCGTACTGGAAGATGGGGAGGTGGTCGGGATCTTTTCGGAGCGGGACTACGCCCGGAAGGTGATCCTGGAAGGCCGGTCTTCGTTGAACACACCGGTGCGGGAGATCATGACGTCCAAGGTGTACTATGTGCATCCTGGGCAATCCCTGGAGGAGTGCATGGCGCTGATGACGGAGAAGCACATCCGGCATCTTCCCGTGCTCGAGAATGGTCGGCTGATCGGCATTATCTCCATCGGTGATGTGGTCAAGGCGATTATCTCGGATCAGAAGGTCACCATTCAGCAGCTTGAAAATTATATTTTGGGGCGCGGGTATGGACAGTAA
- a CDS encoding cyclic nucleotide-binding domain-containing protein — protein MVSPEIFRKSLFFAPMSEEQLARLAGISEEEEYPQGDIIFKEGDPADKLYLILSGAIELQMCIDVLERVIPVDVLGPGEVVGWSTLVAPYQYTASGEARTTTRVVAIDSTALRRLAEEDPSLGYHLYRQVASVIAQRLRDTRLRLASLLPAPD, from the coding sequence ATGGTGTCGCCAGAGATCTTCCGCAAGTCCCTTTTCTTCGCCCCGATGAGCGAGGAGCAACTCGCTCGGCTGGCTGGGATCTCTGAAGAAGAGGAGTATCCACAAGGAGACATCATTTTCAAGGAGGGTGATCCCGCCGACAAGCTCTACCTGATCTTGAGTGGTGCCATTGAGCTGCAGATGTGCATTGATGTGCTGGAGCGCGTGATCCCCGTGGATGTTTTGGGGCCGGGGGAGGTCGTGGGGTGGTCCACTTTAGTGGCGCCCTATCAGTATACGGCCAGCGGGGAGGCGCGCACGACAACCCGGGTGGTGGCCATCGATAGCACGGCATTGCGACGATTGGCCGAGGAAGATCCCTCGTTGGGGTATCACCTGTATCGCCAGGTGGCCAGCGTGATTGCTCAGCGTCTGCGTGACACGCGACTTCGGTTGGCCAGCTTGTTGCCTGCGCCCGATTAG
- a CDS encoding TRAM domain-containing protein, with product MSARLFVRIIGLIVFGLIGWQIGVVITGSSSWTAESARWFIPLTTIGALIGALIAPWLTLEPAAFMKRTIRQLPPQQILASTIGLAVGLIIAALLAWPLSLLPSPFGKTLPMIGAIVFGYLGITVMTLRQKEIFALLGGGRWSGLKEEEGVASGESPVLLDTSVIIDGRIADISHTGFIPGPMIVPRFVLNELQYIADSPDPLRRNRGRRGLDMLNRMQRESVVPIRIVDMDVEDAHQVDEKLIRLAQKLHCPIVTNDFNLNRVAGLQGVSVLNVNELANAVKVVVLPGETMRVHIIQEGKEAGQGVGYLDDGTMVVVENGRQFMNQEIEVLVTKVLQTNAGRMIFAQPNGRGS from the coding sequence ATGAGCGCAAGGCTCTTCGTTCGAATCATCGGACTTATCGTTTTTGGCCTCATCGGCTGGCAGATCGGCGTCGTCATCACGGGGTCTTCTTCTTGGACGGCGGAATCTGCTCGCTGGTTTATCCCTCTGACGACGATTGGGGCTCTGATCGGGGCGCTCATCGCTCCCTGGCTGACGCTTGAGCCAGCGGCTTTCATGAAGCGTACGATCCGTCAGCTCCCCCCGCAGCAGATCCTGGCCAGCACCATCGGCCTGGCTGTGGGGTTGATCATCGCGGCTCTGCTGGCGTGGCCCCTATCCCTGCTCCCTTCTCCATTTGGCAAGACTTTGCCCATGATTGGGGCGATTGTCTTTGGCTATCTGGGCATCACGGTGATGACTTTGCGCCAGAAGGAGATCTTCGCTTTGCTGGGTGGAGGCCGCTGGAGTGGGTTGAAGGAGGAGGAGGGCGTAGCGTCGGGTGAATCGCCGGTATTGTTGGATACCAGCGTGATCATCGATGGACGTATCGCGGACATCAGCCACACCGGCTTTATTCCGGGGCCGATGATCGTGCCTCGTTTCGTGCTGAACGAGTTGCAATACATTGCGGATTCTCCCGATCCGCTGCGCCGCAATCGAGGACGCCGTGGTCTGGACATGCTCAATCGCATGCAGAGGGAGTCGGTTGTGCCGATCCGCATCGTGGATATGGACGTGGAGGATGCCCATCAGGTAGATGAAAAGCTGATCCGGCTGGCGCAGAAATTGCATTGCCCGATCGTCACCAACGACTTCAACCTGAATCGGGTAGCTGGCCTGCAAGGGGTCTCCGTCCTCAACGTCAACGAGCTGGCGAACGCTGTCAAAGTGGTCGTTTTGCCCGGGGAGACGATGCGGGTGCACATCATCCAGGAGGGGAAAGAGGCCGGGCAGGGCGTCGGCTATCTGGACGATGGGACCATGGTGGTCGTGGAGAACGGCCGCCAGTTCATGAACCAGGAGATTGAGGTGTTGGTCACCAAGGTGCTACAGACCAACGCCGGTCGGATGATCTTCGCCCAGCCGAATGGGCGAGGTTCGTGA
- a CDS encoding cytidylate kinase-like family protein, which yields MTVITLSRQLGSGGDEIASRVAGALGLDLVDHVRLRRAAVAAGVSELAWEELELIGRGDFVEQLTKALRSVPPTSTSERELYPVLTTRAGPLDGIFAPPLPPASIALAESVRILEQVVRRLAEIDNVLIIGGGGQAILADSPGVLHVSIIAPFEQRVATVQQREGITRSQARRKVRASDRNRAEFLRRFYHVRWDDPMLYHLVLNTGRLKRSEAVMTIVAAARAMRTAG from the coding sequence ATGACGGTTATTACGCTTTCTCGCCAGCTGGGAAGCGGCGGCGACGAGATCGCCAGCCGGGTTGCAGGGGCGTTGGGGTTGGATCTGGTCGATCACGTCCGGCTGCGCCGGGCGGCTGTGGCCGCAGGCGTCTCCGAATTGGCCTGGGAGGAGCTGGAGTTGATCGGGCGGGGTGATTTCGTGGAGCAGCTCACCAAGGCGCTGCGCAGCGTCCCGCCCACGTCCACCAGCGAGCGCGAGCTATATCCCGTGCTGACGACCCGGGCGGGGCCGTTGGACGGCATCTTCGCTCCGCCTCTGCCCCCCGCCTCCATCGCCCTGGCCGAGTCCGTGCGTATTCTCGAGCAGGTGGTGAGGCGCCTGGCGGAGATCGACAATGTACTGATCATCGGAGGGGGCGGCCAGGCGATTCTGGCCGACTCCCCAGGCGTGTTGCATGTGTCCATCATCGCCCCGTTTGAGCAGCGGGTGGCCACCGTGCAACAACGGGAGGGGATCACCCGCTCGCAGGCGCGGCGCAAGGTTCGGGCCAGTGACCGCAATCGGGCGGAGTTCCTGCGTCGCTTCTATCACGTGCGGTGGGACGACCCGATGTTGTACCATCTTGTGCTGAATACCGGTCGTCTGAAGCGCTCGGAGGCCGTCATGACCATTGTGGCGGCTGCTCGTGCCATGAGGACGGCGGGATAG
- a CDS encoding cysteine--tRNA ligase gives MTLKIYNTLTRRKEEFKPLEDKVVRMYVCGPTVYDKAHVGHAMSAIVFDVIRRYLEYKGYRVIHVMNFTDVDDKIIDRARELGEDPIRLAERYIQEFMDHIQALNLLPATIYPRATHEIPYIIQVIQGLIEKGYAYQANGDVYFRVRKDEDYGKLSHRKIDELRSGARVAPGEHKEDPLDFALWKAAKPGEPAWDSPWGPGRPGWHIECSAMNLHHLGPQIDIHGGGNDLIFPHHENEIAQSESYTDRPFARYWVHNGMLQFGGEKMSKSLGNLVTIEDFLAEHDADVLRLIVLGSHYRSPLTFNEEVIQQGERALSRLRSALRPSVGQITEGEQADALRAQAARARERFEAAMDDDFNTAGALAALFDLVRAINAARDAGIGGEPFAEAQRTLRELAGVLGLRLTESAGKAAAKEVTPFIDLLVDVRTRLRQAKQWELADLIRDRLGELGVILEDTPQGTHWRFK, from the coding sequence ATGACGTTGAAGATCTATAACACGCTTACCCGTCGGAAAGAGGAGTTCAAGCCGCTGGAGGATAAAGTCGTCCGCATGTACGTGTGCGGACCTACCGTGTACGACAAGGCCCACGTGGGACATGCCATGTCGGCCATCGTCTTCGATGTGATCCGCCGGTACCTCGAATACAAGGGGTATCGTGTGATCCATGTCATGAACTTCACCGACGTGGATGACAAGATCATCGATCGGGCTCGGGAGCTGGGGGAGGACCCCATCCGCCTGGCCGAGCGTTACATCCAGGAGTTCATGGATCACATCCAGGCGTTGAATCTCCTCCCGGCCACGATATATCCCCGCGCCACCCATGAGATCCCTTATATCATTCAAGTGATCCAGGGGCTGATTGAGAAGGGATATGCCTATCAGGCCAATGGTGACGTGTACTTCCGGGTGCGGAAGGACGAAGACTACGGCAAGCTGTCCCACCGCAAGATTGATGAGCTCCGCAGCGGCGCCCGTGTGGCCCCAGGGGAGCACAAGGAGGATCCCCTGGACTTCGCCTTGTGGAAGGCGGCGAAGCCCGGAGAGCCGGCCTGGGATAGTCCGTGGGGGCCGGGGCGTCCCGGCTGGCATATCGAGTGCTCGGCCATGAACCTGCATCATCTTGGGCCTCAGATCGATATCCACGGCGGTGGCAATGACCTGATCTTTCCGCATCACGAGAACGAGATCGCTCAAAGCGAGAGCTATACCGATCGCCCCTTCGCCCGCTACTGGGTGCATAATGGGATGCTCCAATTCGGCGGGGAGAAGATGTCCAAGTCCCTGGGGAATCTGGTCACCATCGAGGATTTCCTGGCCGAGCATGATGCGGATGTGTTGCGCCTGATCGTGCTGGGATCGCATTATCGCAGCCCGCTGACCTTCAACGAGGAAGTGATCCAGCAGGGCGAGCGGGCCCTGTCCCGGTTGCGATCGGCGCTGCGTCCCAGCGTGGGGCAGATCACGGAGGGAGAGCAGGCGGATGCGCTGAGGGCACAGGCTGCGCGCGCCCGGGAGCGCTTCGAGGCGGCCATGGACGACGATTTCAATACCGCCGGCGCCCTGGCCGCCCTGTTCGATCTGGTGCGGGCCATCAACGCCGCCCGGGATGCGGGCATCGGCGGAGAGCCTTTCGCTGAGGCGCAGCGGACGCTGCGGGAGTTGGCAGGCGTGTTGGGGTTGCGCCTGACGGAGTCGGCGGGGAAGGCGGCTGCGAAGGAGGTCACCCCCTTCATCGATCTCCTGGTAGATGTGCGGACCCGCCTACGGCAGGCTAAGCAGTGGGAATTGGCTGATCTGATTCGGGATCGCCTGGGCGAACTTGGCGTGATCCTGGAGGACACCCCACAGGGGACTCATTGGCGGTTCAAGTGA
- the rlmB gene encoding 23S rRNA (guanosine(2251)-2'-O)-methyltransferase RlmB: MLYGRQAVLEALRAGRRRARRVFLADGVREQGIIAEIIEAARRRGVPVQRVRRSELDRLGLTHHQGVALEAAPYPFAALEDVLAQAGRRGEPPFLLLLDHLQDPQNLGSLFRTAEAVGVHGVIIPKRRAAGVTPAVSHTSAGAVEHLAVVQVANLPQTISKLQQEGVWVVGLERTPEARPLDEADLTGPLALVVGSEGKGLSRLVRERCDWLVMLPMRGRVTSLNAAVAGSIVLYTAWRARERGA; this comes from the coding sequence ATGTTGTATGGCCGTCAGGCCGTGTTAGAGGCTTTGCGCGCCGGGCGTCGACGTGCCCGGCGCGTGTTCTTGGCCGATGGCGTGCGCGAGCAGGGCATCATCGCCGAGATCATCGAAGCGGCTCGCCGGCGGGGGGTGCCCGTGCAGCGGGTGCGCCGATCCGAGTTAGATCGGCTGGGCCTGACACACCATCAGGGTGTGGCGTTGGAGGCGGCTCCGTACCCCTTCGCCGCCCTGGAGGATGTGTTGGCCCAGGCCGGGCGGCGGGGCGAGCCTCCCTTCCTGTTGCTCCTGGACCATCTGCAAGATCCTCAGAACCTCGGCTCGCTGTTTCGCACGGCCGAGGCAGTTGGGGTGCACGGCGTGATCATCCCAAAGCGCCGGGCGGCCGGGGTCACCCCAGCCGTGAGCCATACCTCTGCGGGCGCAGTGGAGCACCTTGCCGTGGTGCAGGTGGCCAATCTCCCACAGACGATCTCGAAGTTGCAGCAGGAGGGTGTGTGGGTGGTCGGGTTGGAACGGACGCCGGAGGCCCGCCCTCTGGATGAGGCCGACCTGACCGGGCCGCTGGCGCTGGTCGTGGGGAGCGAGGGGAAAGGGCTCAGCCGGCTGGTGCGTGAGCGATGTGACTGGCTGGTGATGCTGCCCATGCGAGGCCGGGTGACCTCGCTGAACGCTGCTGTGGCGGGGTCGATCGTGCTATACACCGCCTGGCGGGCCCGGGAGCGGGGCGCGTAG